The Oscillospiraceae bacterium genome includes the window GGTAAATAGCAAAATTCCCGTCAGTGCCATCAGCGGTGCGGAAAGAAGGATCCACGGACGGGCTTTCCCTTGTTTTGTATGGGTGCGGTCGATAATGTATCCCATGATGATATTTGTGATTGCATCAATAATTTTTGAAACAATCGGGAAAATGATTAAAAACGCACCGCCCCAGACGACGGTCAGGTTCAAAACATCTGTGTAATACACGTTTAAATACGTTCCGAGAACCGCGTTGAGCAGTAATGCTCCGCTTGGCCCGAGCAGATACCCGAGCCATTTTTCTTTGCCGGACACATTTTTGGAAGTGATTCGGCTTGTAAGCAGCCTGTTTTCAATCAGTTTGCCTGTCATTTTATTTTTTCCTCATCTTTCGGCAGATTCGGTGCTTTTACACCGGTGCAGAAACTTTTGATGCTTTTGATCAGATGTCCGTTCGCTGCTGCCGCAAATCCTTGTGCGAAATGATACGGAAACGCTTTGCCCGACGACATCGACATGGATATGAGCGAATTTGAATCAAGAGCTCTCTCTAAGAAAAGCGCACTTTTGATCTTGTTGTCGCGTTCTGTTCCCTCGGGGAACTTTTTTGCTTTTTTCAGCTGATTTTTTGCCACTGATAAGACAGCAGAATACAATATCCTGCCAATAACGGTTTGATTTAAATCGGAAAAGCGGCTTTCAACGGAAATCAGTTTAGAAGGTGGGAACGATGAGATTTTCAATCCGCTCATTTCTTCGAATATTTCATCGGATATCCCGGAAACATCGCCGGAATATGCATTCGTTACCCGTTCGGAATATGGCGCGGGAATGGATTCACCTTCAATGGCAGCCGTCTGAATAAGGCGAACCGTTTCCGAATCGGAGCAAATCCGGAATTCATATTCACCGCTTTCGAGTACCCATCGTTTTTCCTTAATGAGGTAAAAGCGAAGGTCGTATACCGGCAGTTCCATTGAAATGACACGGCTTTCTCCCGCTTCAAGGAACACTTTTTGAAATGCGCGGAGTTCGTGTTCGGGTTTAAACACATCGGTCCCCGGAGCTTTCACGAATAACATCACTACATCGGCTGCCGCCTGTTCGCCTGTGTTCATGATGCGGCAGCTCACCGTAAACTTTGAGCCTGCACGGACAACACGCAGTTCGCTGTATTCGAACGTCGTATATGAAAGTCCGAATCCGAACGCGTAACGGACTTTCTTTTTTACGGTTGTGTAATAACGATATCCGACAAAGATGCTTTCCTTATAGACCTCGAGCGCGCTCTTTCCGAATGCATCGCTGTAAGGTACATCGTCGGATGTAAGCGGCCAGGTCTCGGCGAGTTTCCCGCTCGGCACCGCCTCGCCGAACAAAAGTTTTGCGGTTGCCTCACCGCCGTTCTGCCCCGGAAGATACATCATCAAAACAGACGACACGTCATCGGCAAAGGGCAGTTCAATGGGAGCGCCTCCGAATAAAACGAGATTAATCTTTTTACCGGTTTTGACAAGCGCTTCAATCAAAGAAATCTGATTATCCGGCAGACGCATGTTCGGCCTGTCGAAGCCTTCGCTCTCAACAGTATCGGTGAGTCCCGCGAAAACGAAGACCCGTTCAAATTTTTCTCCTTTGCGTATTGCCTCGGCAATCAAATCGTTCTCGGGTTCGGTTTTATTTTCCGAATATCCTTTTGCAAAGGAATATCTAATATTCCGCTTGTCAAAGGCATCTTTCGGTGAGGTTACGGATGTCGGGTTAACCAATGAGCTGCCCGAGCCCTGATAACGCATTTTGCAAAAAAGATCGCCGGCTATGAATATTTGCTTGTCTTTACAAAGAGGCAGCGAACCGTCATTTTTCAAAAGAACGGCGCTGTCCGCTGCGATTTCAGCTGCAAGTATATGATGCGCATCAAAGTCGGCAGGCGTCCCGGTTTCCTTTTTCGCCCTGCATTTTTCTATCAGCGCAAGAACATGCCCAACCGCCGAATCAAGGGCTTCTTTGCCGAGATCTCCACTCTTTACCGCGTCTGTGATCCATTTCCGGCAGATATCGGTATCGCCGGGCATCTCGAGATCAAGTCCCGAAGCAACGCCCTTCACACGGTCATGCGTCGCACCCCAATCACTCATCACCGCTCCGTCAAATCCCCATTCGCGCCGAAGCACTCGAGTGAGAAGCCACTCGTTTTCCGAACAGTATTCGCCATTGATTTTGTTATAAGCGCACATCAGCGTGAACGGCTTTGCTTCTTTTACCACCATCTCAAACGCTTTCAGATAAATTTCTCTCAAAGCGCGGTCATCGGCAACACTATCACCGAGGTTGCGGAAGTTTTCACTGTTATTCAGAGCAAAATGTTTCACCGATACGCCGACACCTTCACTTTGCACACCGCGGACTTCCGCAATTCCCATTTTCCCCGCAAGAAGCGGATCTTCCGAGAAATACTCGAAGTTTCTGCCGCAGAGCGGACTGCGTTTGATATTGATTCCGGGGCCGAGCAGGATATCTACACCGTAATGACGGCATTCTTTTGCAATCGCACATCCGATTTCATATGAATAATCCGGATTCCAGCTTGATGCAACCGTTGCGGCTGTCGGAAATGATGTCGCCGGTACGCTTGCGCCGTTGTCTGTGGCTTGTGTGCTCGTTTGCTTACGCAGACCGTGCGGTCCGTCCGCCATATTAAGCGAAGGGATACCGAGACGCGGGATCGAATTTGTATGCATAAAATCGGTTCCCGCAAGAAGCGCCGCTTTTTCCTCTGTTGTCAGTTCAGACAGTTTTTCCTTCACTGCTTTTTCTTCTTTCTTTTTAATTTTCTTTAAATACCGGGAGATATTTCAAAGCGTTGAACACTTTTTATCGAGGAACTGCTCTTTTTATATCTGTACCCCGTGTCTATATATCTTTTATCATATTATTCAACCCGGGTATTGCATATTTGTATGTAATTTGATATAATTGTAACTGTTTGGAGGAACCGGCATGGATAACATAGATTTAAATTATATTTGCACGGCAATGGGAAATCTGACCGGGATACCGATCCGCGTTTATGACGGCGGCGAACTCATATTTTATCATTCCATTATCGAGCTGCCAAAGGACCCGATTTGTCTTGCGCTCGGAAAGCTGAATGAAATCACAGCACATGTCGGGTATTACATCACTTCTTTCTTTTACTTATACGGAGTGATTAACTCGGGAAGAGCGAAAATCATCATTGGCCCGTCAAGGCAAGTGAAAGCCCCCGCGAGCATCCTGCGTGAGATGGCGTTCAAATGCGATCTTACCGGCGAGGATGCGGATACTTTTATTGCAGGAATGAAAAGTATCACGAATATGCCATATGAGAGCATTATTCAAACGCTGTGCACTGTCAACTATATTTTAAACGGCGAAAAACTCGGTCTTGATGATATTACGATTTTCGATGATGAGCAGAAAATGTTGAAAAAACAAATCGAATCGGAACTGCTTTCACGTGAAGAAGACAAAATCGCCGAAAGCGGAGCCACGATAT containing:
- a CDS encoding glycoside hydrolase family 3 C-terminal domain-containing protein, which gives rise to MKEKLSELTTEEKAALLAGTDFMHTNSIPRLGIPSLNMADGPHGLRKQTSTQATDNGASVPATSFPTAATVASSWNPDYSYEIGCAIAKECRHYGVDILLGPGINIKRSPLCGRNFEYFSEDPLLAGKMGIAEVRGVQSEGVGVSVKHFALNNSENFRNLGDSVADDRALREIYLKAFEMVVKEAKPFTLMCAYNKINGEYCSENEWLLTRVLRREWGFDGAVMSDWGATHDRVKGVASGLDLEMPGDTDICRKWITDAVKSGDLGKEALDSAVGHVLALIEKCRAKKETGTPADFDAHHILAAEIAADSAVLLKNDGSLPLCKDKQIFIAGDLFCKMRYQGSGSSLVNPTSVTSPKDAFDKRNIRYSFAKGYSENKTEPENDLIAEAIRKGEKFERVFVFAGLTDTVESEGFDRPNMRLPDNQISLIEALVKTGKKINLVLFGGAPIELPFADDVSSVLMMYLPGQNGGEATAKLLFGEAVPSGKLAETWPLTSDDVPYSDAFGKSALEVYKESIFVGYRYYTTVKKKVRYAFGFGLSYTTFEYSELRVVRAGSKFTVSCRIMNTGEQAAADVVMLFVKAPGTDVFKPEHELRAFQKVFLEAGESRVISMELPVYDLRFYLIKEKRWVLESGEYEFRICSDSETVRLIQTAAIEGESIPAPYSERVTNAYSGDVSGISDEIFEEMSGLKISSFPPSKLISVESRFSDLNQTVIGRILYSAVLSVAKNQLKKAKKFPEGTERDNKIKSALFLERALDSNSLISMSMSSGKAFPYHFAQGFAAAANGHLIKSIKSFCTGVKAPNLPKDEEKIK